From a region of the Arvicanthis niloticus isolate mArvNil1 chromosome 6, mArvNil1.pat.X, whole genome shotgun sequence genome:
- the Ankrd40 gene encoding ankyrin repeat domain-containing protein 40 yields the protein MSALLEQKEQQERLREAAALGDIREVQKLVESGVDVNSQNEVNGWTCLHWACKRNHGQVVSYLLQSGADREILTTKGEMPVQLTSRREIRKIMGVEEADDDDEIPQLKKESEMPFVPNYLANPAFPFIYTPAAEDSTQLQNGGPSPPPVSPPADSSPPLHPPTDPPLLGAFPRDHTSLALVQNGDISAPSAILRTPESTKPGPVCQPPVSQNRSLFSVPSKPPVSLEPQNGTYPGPAPAFQPFFFTGAFPFNMQELVLKVRIQNPSLRENDFIEIELDRQELTYQELLRVSCCELGVNPDQVEKIRKLPNTLLRKDKDVARLQDFQELELVLMISENNFLFRNAASTLTERPCYNRRASKLTY from the exons ATGAGCGCCCTCCTagagcagaaggagcagcaggAGAGGCTGCGGGAGGCAGCGGCCTTGGGGGACATTCGGGAGGTGCAGAAACTGGTGGAGAGCGGGGTGGATGTGAACTCCCAAAATGAGGTCAACGGCTG GACCTGTTTGCATTGGGCATGTAAACGCAACCATGGACAGGTGGTGTCCTACTTGCTACAATCAGGAGCCGACAGAGAGATTCTTACAACAAAAGGAGAAATGCCAGTACAATTAACATCAAGGAGAGAAATCAGGAAGATTATGGGAG tGGAAGAAGCTGATGATGATGACGAGATCCCCCAGCTGAAGAAGGAGTCAGAAATGCCCTTTGTTCCCAACTATCTGGCTaacccagccttcccttttatcTATACCCCTGCAGCAGAAGACTCCACCCAGTTGCAGAATGGGGGCCCCTCCCCACCTCCAGTGTCACCCCCTGCAGATAGCTCACCTCCATTGCATCCCCCCACAGACCCCCCTTTGCTAGGGGCCTTTCCTAGGGACCACACCTCTTTGGCACTGGTCCAGAATGGTGATATTTCTGCCCCCTCTGCCATACTTAGAACACCAGAAAGCACAAAACCTGGTCCTGTCTGTCAGCCACCAGTGAGTCAGAACCGCTCCCTGTTCTCTGTCCCATCCAAGCCACCGGTGTCTCTGGAGCCTCAAAATGGAACATATCCAGGACCAGCGCCAGCATTCCAGCCATTTTTCTTCACTGGAGCATTTCCATTTAATATGCAAG AGCTGGTACTCAAGGTGAGGATTCAGAATCCATCTCTTCGTGAAAATGATTTCATTGAAATTGAACTGGATCGACAGGAACTCACCTACCAAGAACTGCTCAGAGTGAGTTGCTGTGAGCTGGGTGTTAATCCAGACCAAGTGGAAAAGATAAGAAAGTTACCCAACACACTGTTAAGAAAG GACAAAGATGTTGCTCGACTACAGGActtccaggagctggagctggtTCTGATGATCAGTGAGAATAATTTCCTGTTCAGAAATGCTGCATCCACACTGACTGAGAGGCCTTGCTACAACCGGAGAGCTTCAAAACTGACATACTAA